A region from the Bos indicus x Bos taurus breed Angus x Brahman F1 hybrid chromosome 9, Bos_hybrid_MaternalHap_v2.0, whole genome shotgun sequence genome encodes:
- the LYRM2 gene encoding LYR motif-containing protein 2, which yields MATSRLPPATLTLKQFMRRQQVLLLYRRILQAIRQVPNDSDRKYLKDWAREEFKRNKSATEEDTIRMMITQGNMQLKELEKTLALVRS from the exons ATGGCCACTTCCCGCTTGCCCCCAGCAACACTAACGCTCAAGCAG TTCATGAGAAGGCAGCAAGTTCTCCTCCTCTACAGAAGGATTTTGCAGGCAATTCGGCAAGTTCCAAATGATTCTGATCGCAAATACCTGAAGGACTGGGCAAGAGAagaattcaaaagaaacaaaagtgccACGGAAGAG GATACAATCCGGATGATGATTACTCAAGGCAATATGCAGCTCAAAGAGTTAGAAAAAACACTTGCTTTGGTCAGATCTTAA